A genomic region of Streptomyces sp. R33 contains the following coding sequences:
- a CDS encoding diaminobutyrate--2-oxoglutarate transaminase family protein, translating into MFETQSGGAVRAGGPTLVALTEQGAAAAQVPPPGSRGAGPAAPGGPAAVEGILRRQALRESAARTYARSLPIVPVRARGLTIEGADGRRYLDCLSGAGTLALGHNHPVVLEAVRGVLDSGAPLHVLDLATPVKDAFTTELFACLPPALAADARIQFCGPAGTDAVEAALKLVRTATGRAGLLAFTGAYHGMTAGALGASGGAPDVRVTRLPFPQDFRCPFGVGGPEGARLGARWTESVLDDPKGGVPTPAAMIVEPVQGEGGVFPAPDAWLRRMREITEARGIPLIADEVQTGVGRTGAFWGVDHAGVVPDVMVLSKAIGGSLPLAVIVYRSGLDVWAPGAHAGTFRGNQLAMAAGAATLAYVRKNRLAERAGALGERMLTALRGLASDHPCIGDVRGRGLMIGIELVDPDTGAAAQALAAAVRQECLNRGLIVELGGRHSSVVRLLPPLTLADEQAAAVLDRLADAVPAAAAACRLH; encoded by the coding sequence ATGTTCGAGACGCAATCCGGTGGAGCAGTCCGTGCGGGAGGTCCGACACTCGTGGCTTTGACCGAGCAGGGCGCGGCCGCCGCGCAAGTGCCGCCGCCGGGGAGCCGGGGAGCCGGGCCGGCTGCGCCCGGCGGGCCGGCCGCGGTGGAGGGCATCCTGCGCCGGCAGGCGTTGAGGGAGTCCGCCGCCCGGACGTACGCGCGCTCGCTGCCCATCGTCCCGGTGCGTGCCCGGGGCCTGACGATCGAGGGCGCGGACGGGCGGCGCTACCTGGACTGCCTCTCCGGGGCCGGCACCCTCGCGCTGGGGCACAACCACCCGGTGGTGCTCGAAGCCGTCCGGGGCGTCCTCGACTCCGGAGCGCCGCTGCACGTCCTGGACCTCGCGACCCCGGTCAAGGACGCTTTCACCACCGAGCTGTTCGCCTGCCTCCCGCCGGCTCTGGCGGCCGACGCCCGCATCCAGTTCTGCGGGCCCGCCGGAACGGATGCCGTGGAGGCCGCGCTCAAGCTGGTCCGCACGGCCACCGGGCGCGCGGGGCTGCTCGCGTTCACCGGGGCCTACCACGGGATGACCGCCGGGGCCCTGGGTGCGTCGGGCGGAGCCCCGGACGTACGGGTGACCCGGCTGCCGTTCCCGCAGGACTTCCGCTGCCCGTTCGGGGTCGGCGGCCCCGAGGGCGCCCGGCTCGGGGCCCGTTGGACGGAGAGCGTGCTGGACGATCCCAAAGGCGGGGTGCCGACGCCCGCCGCGATGATCGTGGAGCCGGTGCAGGGCGAGGGCGGGGTCTTCCCGGCCCCGGACGCGTGGCTGCGCCGGATGCGCGAGATCACCGAGGCCCGGGGGATCCCGCTGATCGCCGACGAGGTGCAGACGGGCGTGGGCCGGACCGGCGCCTTCTGGGGCGTCGACCATGCCGGGGTGGTGCCGGACGTGATGGTCCTGTCCAAGGCGATCGGCGGCAGCCTCCCGCTGGCGGTGATCGTGTACCGGTCGGGCCTGGACGTGTGGGCCCCCGGGGCACATGCCGGAACGTTCCGCGGCAACCAGCTGGCCATGGCGGCAGGGGCCGCGACCCTGGCGTACGTACGGAAGAACCGTCTCGCCGAGCGCGCCGGGGCCCTGGGCGAGCGGATGCTGACCGCGCTGCGCGGCCTGGCCTCCGACCACCCCTGCATCGGGGACGTCCGCGGCCGCGGTCTGATGATCGGCATCGAACTCGTCGACCCGGACACGGGGGCCGCAGCGCAGGCCCTCGCCGCGGCGGTCCGCCAGGAGTGCCTGAACCGCGGGCTGATCGTCGAACTCGGCGGCCGCCACTCCAGCGTCGTCCGCCTCCTGCCTCCGCTGACCCTCGCCGACGAACAGGCCGCCGCCGTGCTCGACCGCCTGGCCGATGCCGTCCCCGCCGCCGCAGCAGCCTGCCGGCTCCACTGA
- a CDS encoding serine protease, which translates to MRPNRPVTAILCAAALAMTAAACGPGDGEAGGDAKPTVAASLPSGADGIKIPDQLKDKLKQHGIDLEKWKGGAWKNWKQEDWLREAGDYINPIIEDLWDPDRMREADKTPQPPAVDQDAGKDQGVTDPTPAPVQAKAANTPYHTSVPVSGKVFFDGPEGSMVCSATVVKDPAHPGKSNMVWTAGHCVHAGKSGGWYRNIAFVPSYNNAGKPAAQLKGAPREQVAPYGVWWSDWAQTSDQWIANGGPTGGAGAPYDFAVLHVTPEKSTGKSLEETVGSALPVEFNTPAVPKVASITATGYPAAAPFDGQRAFQCTDKPGRLSLAASAPVMYRIGCTMTGGSSGGGWVATGSDGKPALVSNTSIGPAKAGWLAGPRLGPEAKGIFDAVSAKFK; encoded by the coding sequence ATGCGACCGAACCGACCGGTCACCGCGATCCTGTGCGCGGCGGCACTCGCCATGACCGCCGCGGCCTGCGGACCCGGCGACGGGGAGGCCGGCGGCGACGCCAAGCCGACCGTGGCGGCGAGCCTCCCGTCCGGAGCCGACGGGATCAAGATCCCGGACCAGCTCAAGGACAAGCTCAAGCAGCACGGCATCGACCTGGAGAAGTGGAAGGGGGGTGCGTGGAAGAACTGGAAGCAGGAGGACTGGCTCCGCGAGGCGGGCGACTACATCAACCCGATCATCGAGGACCTCTGGGACCCGGACCGGATGCGCGAGGCCGACAAGACCCCGCAGCCCCCGGCCGTCGACCAGGACGCCGGCAAGGATCAGGGCGTCACCGACCCGACCCCGGCGCCGGTGCAGGCCAAGGCCGCCAACACGCCGTACCACACGAGCGTTCCGGTCTCCGGCAAGGTCTTCTTCGACGGCCCCGAGGGCTCCATGGTCTGCTCGGCGACCGTGGTCAAGGACCCGGCCCACCCCGGCAAGTCCAACATGGTCTGGACGGCCGGCCACTGCGTGCACGCGGGCAAGTCCGGCGGCTGGTACCGCAACATCGCCTTCGTTCCGTCGTACAACAACGCGGGCAAGCCGGCGGCGCAGCTCAAGGGCGCCCCGCGCGAGCAGGTGGCCCCGTACGGCGTGTGGTGGAGCGACTGGGCGCAGACCTCGGACCAGTGGATCGCGAACGGCGGTCCGACCGGTGGCGCCGGTGCCCCGTACGACTTCGCGGTGCTGCACGTGACCCCGGAGAAGAGCACCGGGAAGTCCCTGGAGGAGACGGTCGGTTCGGCGCTCCCGGTGGAGTTCAACACCCCGGCGGTGCCGAAGGTCGCGAGCATCACGGCGACGGGATACCCGGCGGCGGCCCCGTTCGACGGCCAGCGGGCCTTCCAGTGCACGGACAAGCCGGGCCGGCTGTCGCTGGCCGCGAGCGCCCCGGTGATGTACCGCATCGGCTGCACGATGACGGGCGGCTCCTCCGGCGGCGGCTGGGTGGCCACGGGCAGTGACGGCAAGCCGGCGCTGGTGTCGAACACCTCGATCGGCCCCGCCAAGGCGGGCTGGCTGGCCGGACCGCGGCTGGGCCCGGAGGCCAAGGGGATCTTCGACGCCGTGAGCGCCAAGTTCAAGTAG
- the hflX gene encoding GTPase HflX yields MTSSSSPSQDARDARDVPDSQSFTESLRADALMEEDVAWSHEVDGDRDGEQFERSERAALRRVAGLSTELEDVTEVEYRQLRLERVVLVGVWTSGTVQDAENSLAELAALAETAGALVLDGVIQRRDKPDPATFIGSGKARELRDIVLESGADTVVCDGELSPGQLIALEDVVKVKVVDRTALILDIFAQHAKSREGKAQVALAQMQYMLPRLRGWGASLSRQMGGGGGGGMATRGPGETKIETDRRRIREKMAKMRREIADMKTGRDIKRQERRRNKVPSVAIAGYTNAGKSSLLNRLTGAGVLVENALFATLDPTVRRAETPSGRIYTLADTVGFVRHLPHHLVEAFRSTMEEVGDSDLILHIVDGSHPAPEEQLAAVREVIRDVGAVNVPEIVVINKADAADPLVLQRLLRIERHSIAVSARTGQGIEELLGLIDSELPRPEVEVEALVPYTRGSLVARAHAEGEVISEEHTPEGTLLKVRVHQELAADLAPYVPAKR; encoded by the coding sequence ATGACCTCCTCTTCTTCCCCTTCCCAGGACGCGCGGGACGCACGGGACGTGCCGGACTCGCAGAGCTTCACCGAGAGCCTTCGGGCCGACGCCCTGATGGAAGAGGACGTCGCCTGGAGCCACGAGGTCGACGGAGACCGGGACGGCGAGCAGTTCGAGCGCTCCGAGCGCGCCGCGCTGCGCCGCGTGGCCGGCCTCTCCACCGAGCTCGAAGACGTCACCGAGGTCGAGTACCGGCAGCTGCGCCTCGAGCGCGTCGTGCTGGTGGGCGTATGGACCTCCGGCACGGTGCAGGACGCCGAGAACTCCCTCGCGGAGCTCGCCGCCCTCGCCGAGACGGCGGGCGCGCTCGTCCTCGACGGTGTGATCCAGCGTCGTGACAAGCCGGACCCGGCCACCTTCATCGGCTCGGGCAAGGCCCGCGAGCTGCGCGACATCGTGCTCGAGAGCGGAGCCGACACCGTCGTCTGCGACGGTGAGCTCAGCCCCGGCCAGCTCATCGCCCTCGAGGACGTCGTCAAGGTCAAGGTCGTCGACCGGACCGCCCTGATCCTCGACATCTTCGCCCAGCACGCCAAGTCCCGAGAGGGCAAGGCGCAGGTCGCACTCGCGCAGATGCAGTACATGCTGCCGCGCCTGCGCGGCTGGGGTGCGTCGCTGTCCCGGCAGATGGGTGGCGGCGGCGGTGGCGGCATGGCCACCCGAGGCCCCGGTGAGACCAAGATCGAGACCGACCGGCGCCGGATCCGCGAGAAGATGGCGAAGATGCGCCGGGAGATCGCGGACATGAAGACCGGCCGCGACATCAAGCGGCAGGAACGGCGCCGCAACAAGGTGCCCTCGGTCGCCATCGCCGGCTACACCAACGCCGGCAAGTCCTCGCTGCTCAACCGCCTCACGGGCGCGGGCGTGCTGGTGGAGAACGCACTGTTCGCCACCCTCGACCCGACCGTGCGCCGGGCCGAGACCCCCAGCGGCCGGATCTACACCCTGGCCGACACGGTCGGCTTCGTCCGGCACCTGCCCCACCACCTGGTCGAGGCGTTCCGCTCCACGATGGAGGAGGTCGGCGACTCCGACCTCATCCTGCACATCGTGGACGGCTCGCACCCGGCGCCGGAGGAGCAGCTGGCGGCGGTGCGCGAGGTCATCCGCGACGTCGGCGCGGTCAACGTGCCCGAGATCGTGGTGATCAACAAGGCCGACGCCGCGGATCCGCTCGTACTGCAGCGGCTGCTGCGGATCGAGCGGCACTCCATCGCCGTCTCGGCGCGCACGGGGCAGGGCATCGAGGAGCTCCTCGGGCTCATCGACTCCGAACTGCCGCGGCCCGAGGTCGAGGTGGAGGCCCTGGTGCCGTACACCCGCGGCTCGCTGGTCGCCCGGGCGCACGCCGAGGGCGAGGTGATCTCCGAGGAGCACACCCCGGAGGGCACCCTGCTCAAGGTGCGGGTCCACCAGGAACTGGCGGCGGACCTGGCGCCGTACGTGCCGGCGAAGCGGTAA
- a CDS encoding M1 family metallopeptidase, whose protein sequence is MQLSSPRLRAALLAAASLTLVAAVLPPPKPLGIGDTLFPQLGNPGYDVLSYDLSFTYKDNKSPLDAVTVIDARALEPLERINLDFTHGTVASAEVNGEPAHFESAGEDLVLTPASPVAANVPLHIAIRHTSDPRGIADGGWVPTDDGLAMANQADAAHRVFPCNDHPADKAYFTFRITAPAGLTAVANGVAGALPAPRAAGSTTWTYRTLHPMATELAQVSIGDSAVVAGTGPHGLPLRHVVPAADRQRLEPWLTKTAGHVQWMEQRVGRYPFENYGVLIARAKTGFELETQTLSLFENGLFSGAGYPEWYVEAVMVHELAHQWFGDSVTPRTWSDLWLNEGHATWYEALYADGLGKYSLERRMREAYQRSDQWRAAGGPPAAPKPAAPGEKIGLFRPVVYDGAALILYALRQEIGAKAFDRLERRWVAEHQDGIAGTDDFVRLASDVAGRDLEPFLKPWLYGKTTPAMPGHPEWGGPKRV, encoded by the coding sequence ATGCAGCTCTCCTCCCCGCGCCTGCGCGCCGCCCTGCTCGCCGCGGCCTCCCTCACCCTCGTCGCCGCCGTGCTGCCCCCGCCGAAGCCGCTGGGCATCGGCGACACGCTGTTCCCCCAGCTCGGGAACCCCGGGTACGACGTCCTCTCGTACGACCTGTCCTTCACGTACAAGGACAACAAGAGCCCGCTCGACGCGGTCACCGTCATCGACGCCCGCGCCCTGGAGCCGCTGGAGCGGATCAACCTGGACTTCACCCACGGAACGGTGGCGTCCGCCGAGGTCAACGGCGAGCCGGCGCACTTCGAGAGCGCCGGGGAGGACCTCGTGCTCACCCCGGCGAGCCCCGTCGCGGCCAACGTGCCGCTGCACATCGCGATCCGGCACACCAGCGATCCGCGCGGCATCGCCGACGGGGGCTGGGTGCCCACCGACGACGGCCTGGCCATGGCCAACCAGGCCGACGCCGCCCACCGCGTCTTCCCGTGCAACGACCACCCGGCGGACAAGGCGTACTTCACCTTCCGGATCACCGCCCCCGCCGGTCTCACCGCCGTCGCCAACGGGGTGGCGGGCGCCCTCCCGGCTCCCCGGGCCGCAGGCTCGACCACCTGGACGTACCGGACCCTGCACCCGATGGCCACCGAGCTCGCGCAGGTCTCCATCGGCGACTCGGCCGTGGTGGCGGGCACCGGTCCGCACGGGCTGCCGCTGCGCCACGTGGTCCCCGCCGCGGACCGGCAGCGGCTGGAGCCCTGGCTGACGAAGACCGCCGGGCACGTCCAGTGGATGGAGCAGCGCGTCGGCCGCTACCCCTTCGAGAACTACGGCGTTCTGATCGCCCGCGCGAAGACCGGATTCGAGCTGGAGACGCAGACCCTCTCGCTCTTCGAGAACGGCCTGTTCTCGGGAGCGGGCTACCCCGAGTGGTACGTGGAGGCCGTCATGGTCCACGAGCTCGCCCACCAGTGGTTCGGCGACAGCGTCACCCCGCGGACCTGGTCCGACCTGTGGCTCAACGAGGGGCACGCCACCTGGTACGAGGCCCTGTACGCGGACGGCCTCGGCAAGTACTCCCTGGAGCGGCGCATGCGCGAGGCGTACCAGCGCTCCGACCAGTGGCGGGCGGCCGGCGGGCCCCCGGCCGCACCGAAGCCCGCCGCCCCCGGCGAGAAGATCGGGCTGTTCCGGCCGGTGGTCTACGACGGGGCCGCGCTGATCCTGTACGCCCTGCGGCAGGAGATCGGCGCGAAGGCCTTCGACCGGCTGGAGCGCCGCTGGGTGGCGGAGCACCAGGACGGGATCGCCGGCACCGACGACTTCGTACGCCTGGCCTCGGACGTGGCCGGACGGGATCTGGAGCCCTTCCTGAAGCCGTGGCTGTACGGGAAGACGACCCCGGCGATGCCCGGCCACCCGGAGTGGGGCGGCCCGAAAAGGGTGTGA
- a CDS encoding bifunctional (p)ppGpp synthetase/guanosine-3',5'-bis(diphosphate) 3'-pyrophosphohydrolase produces MSAEATNPEARPDARPELRRRGRTRLDLRRLGRAALLGPTSRDRLPDAIGHVAEAHRAHHPDADLSILHRAYVLAESSHRGQMRKSGEPYITHPLAVTLILAELGAETTTLTASLLHDTVEDTEVTLDQVRAEFGDEVCFIVDGVTKVEKIDYGAAAEPETFRKMLVATGNDVRVMSIKLADRLHNMRTLGVMRPEKQARIAKVTRDVLIPLAERLGVQALKTELEDLVFAILHPEEYEHTRALIAAHAGERDPLPAIADSVKAVLRDAGIAAEVQVRPRHFVSVHRIALKRGELRGSDFGRILVLVGENADCYAVLGELHTCFTPVVSEFKDFIAAPKFNLYQSLHTAVATPEGFVAEVIVRTRQMHRVAEAGVVALGNPYAHAAAEAAAAAESGSPADAADCDEERVDPTRPGWLSRLLDWQQSAPDPDTFWSVLRAELAQDREITVFRADGGAPGTISLPAGASCIDAAYAQYGEAAHGCIGARVNGRLTSLASRLSDGDTVQLLLAQDASSGPAADWLEHARTPAARIAISSWLQAHPDSVKPTTAPARAPLSVVGARGGGGNAVADLPDATVRLAGCCTPVPPDAVAGFVVRGGAVTVHRIHCAAVAQMRALGRTSVAVHWRATADCRVTLLAESFGRPHLLADLTEAIARQGVEVVSATVEPPVEQRVRHTYTLQLPDATGLPALMRAMRDVPGVYDVRRA; encoded by the coding sequence ATGAGTGCAGAGGCCACGAACCCCGAAGCACGACCCGACGCGCGCCCTGAACTCCGCAGACGGGGCCGGACCCGCCTTGACCTGCGACGACTCGGGCGCGCTGCCCTTCTCGGGCCCACATCCCGAGACCGGCTCCCCGATGCCATCGGCCACGTCGCCGAGGCGCACCGCGCCCACCACCCGGACGCGGACCTGTCCATCCTGCACCGCGCGTACGTGCTCGCGGAGTCCTCGCACCGCGGCCAGATGCGGAAAAGCGGTGAGCCGTACATCACACACCCGCTCGCCGTCACCCTGATCCTCGCCGAACTCGGCGCCGAAACAACCACCTTGACGGCCTCTCTGCTCCACGACACCGTCGAGGACACCGAGGTGACCCTCGATCAGGTCCGCGCCGAATTCGGCGACGAGGTCTGCTTCATCGTCGACGGCGTCACCAAGGTCGAGAAGATCGACTACGGGGCGGCCGCCGAGCCCGAGACCTTCCGCAAGATGCTCGTCGCCACCGGCAACGACGTCCGCGTCATGTCCATCAAACTCGCCGACCGGCTGCACAACATGCGCACCCTCGGCGTGATGCGCCCCGAGAAACAGGCGCGCATCGCCAAGGTCACCCGCGACGTCCTCATCCCGCTCGCCGAACGGCTCGGCGTCCAGGCCCTCAAGACCGAGCTGGAAGACCTCGTCTTCGCGATCCTGCACCCCGAGGAGTACGAGCACACCCGCGCGCTCATCGCGGCCCACGCCGGGGAACGCGACCCGCTGCCCGCCATCGCCGACTCCGTCAAGGCCGTCCTACGCGACGCCGGCATCGCCGCCGAGGTGCAGGTCCGGCCCCGGCACTTCGTCTCCGTCCACCGGATCGCCCTCAAGCGCGGCGAGCTGCGCGGCTCCGACTTCGGCCGCATCCTCGTGCTCGTCGGCGAGAACGCCGACTGCTACGCCGTGCTGGGCGAGCTGCACACCTGTTTCACCCCGGTCGTCTCGGAGTTCAAGGACTTCATCGCCGCCCCGAAGTTCAACCTCTACCAGTCGCTGCACACCGCCGTCGCGACGCCCGAGGGGTTCGTCGCCGAAGTCATCGTCCGCACCCGTCAGATGCACCGCGTCGCCGAGGCCGGCGTGGTCGCCCTCGGCAATCCGTACGCCCACGCCGCCGCCGAGGCCGCCGCTGCGGCGGAGTCCGGCTCTCCGGCCGACGCCGCCGACTGCGACGAGGAGCGGGTCGACCCGACGCGGCCCGGCTGGCTGTCGCGCCTCCTCGACTGGCAGCAGTCCGCGCCCGACCCCGACACCTTCTGGAGCGTGCTGCGCGCCGAGCTGGCACAGGACCGGGAGATCACCGTGTTCCGCGCCGACGGCGGCGCCCCCGGCACGATCAGCCTGCCCGCCGGGGCCAGCTGTATCGACGCCGCCTACGCGCAGTACGGCGAGGCGGCCCACGGCTGTATCGGTGCCCGGGTCAACGGGCGCCTCACCTCCCTGGCCTCCCGGCTGTCCGACGGGGACACCGTCCAGCTGCTGCTCGCCCAGGACGCCTCCTCGGGCCCCGCCGCCGACTGGCTGGAGCACGCCAGGACCCCGGCCGCCCGGATCGCCATCAGCAGCTGGCTCCAGGCGCATCCCGACTCGGTGAAACCCACCACCGCGCCCGCCCGGGCGCCGCTGTCCGTGGTCGGCGCCCGCGGCGGCGGCGGCAACGCGGTCGCCGACCTGCCGGACGCCACCGTACGGCTGGCCGGCTGCTGCACGCCCGTGCCGCCGGACGCCGTGGCCGGGTTCGTCGTACGGGGCGGGGCCGTCACCGTCCACCGCATCCACTGCGCGGCGGTGGCCCAGATGCGCGCGCTGGGGCGGACCTCCGTCGCCGTGCACTGGCGGGCCACGGCGGACTGCCGGGTCACGCTGCTCGCCGAATCGTTCGGCCGCCCGCATCTGCTGGCCGACCTGACCGAGGCCATCGCCCGCCAAGGGGTCGAGGTGGTCTCCGCGACCGTGGAACCCCCCGTCGAGCAGCGCGTCCGGCACACCTACACCCTGCAGCTGCCCGACGCGACCGGGCTGCCGGCCCTGATGCGGGCGATGCGCGACGTACCGGGCGTCTACGACGTGCGCCGGGCTTAG